A stretch of the Takifugu flavidus isolate HTHZ2018 chromosome 1, ASM371156v2, whole genome shotgun sequence genome encodes the following:
- the cpn1 gene encoding carboxypeptidase N catalytic chain: MQQGRARCQLAALLLGLMGLLTGGSEFQHHRYEDMVGALFAVHSECPYITRIYSIGRSVEGRHLYVLEFSDNPGIHEALEPEFKYVGNMHGNEVLGRELLIRFSQFLCEEYRAGNHRIMRLIHDTRIHILPSMNPDGYEVAARQGPEFNGYLVGRGNFREIDLNRNFPDLNALMYYYEKTKGRNHHLPLPDNWEQQVEPETLAIIKWMQNYNFVLSANLHGGAVVANYPFDKSRDPRIRGRTTYSATADDKIFRKLARTYSYAHGWMHKGWNCGDFFDEGITNGASWYSLSKGMQDFNYLYTNCFEITLELSCDKFPPAAALPREWLANREALVSYLEEVHHGIKGMVYDENNNPITTVEISVAGVNHDVTSGVDGDYFRLLLPGTYKVTASASGYIPSTSTVTVGPAEATQLNFYLKRAPKQQNLKGKLHKKNLSSPKAPLKLGPR, encoded by the exons ATGCAGCAGGGGCGCGCCCGTTGCCAGCTCGCTGCCCTCTTGCTGGGGCTGATGGGGCTCCTGACGGGGGGCTCCGAATTCCAGCATCACCGCTACGAAGACATGGTGGGAGCCCTGTTTGCGGTGCACAGCGAGTGCCCCTACATCACTCGCATCTACAGCATTGGGCGCAGCGTAGAGGGACGACACCTCTACGTGCTGGAGTTCAGCGACAACCCAGGCATCCACGAAGCAT TGGAGCCGGAGTTTAAGTACGTGGGCAACATGCATGGCAACGAAGTGCTCGGCCGCGAGCTGCTCATCAGGTTCTCCCAGTTCCTCTGCGAGGAGTACCGGGCTGGGAACCATCGCATCATGAGGCTGATACATGACACACGCATCCACATCCTGCCCTCCATGAACCCTGACGGCTACGAAGTGGCAGCCAGACAG GGGCCCGAATTCAATGGGTACCTGGTGGGCCGGGGAAACTTCCGAGAAATCGACCTGAACCGCAACTTTCCAGATCTCAACGCCCTCATGTATTACTACGAGAAGACCAAGGGTCGAAACCACCACCTGCCTCTGCCAGACAACTGGGAGCAACAG GTTGAACCAGAGACTTTGGCCATCATAAAATGGATGCAGAACTACAATTTTGTCCTGTCAGCCAACCTCCACGGAGGAGCTGTGGTAGCTAATTATCCCTTCGACAAGTCGAGAGACCCGCGGATTCGAGGCAGGACCACTTACTCCGCCACGGCGGATGACAAAATATTCCGGAag TTGGCAAGGACCTACTCTTACGCTCACGGCTGGATGCACAAGGGATGGAACTGCGGTGATTTCTTTGACGAAGGGATCACCAATGGGGCCAGCTGGTACTCTCTGTCCAAAG gCATGCAGGACTTCAATTACCTTTACACCAACTGTTTTGAGATCACCTTGGAGCTGAGCTGTGATAaatttcctcctgcagcagccttACCCAGAGAATGGCTGGCCAACAGAGAAGCTCTAGTTTCATACCTGGAAGAG gtgcatcatgggataaaaggtatggTGTACGATGAAAACAACAATCCTATCACCACTGTGGAGATCTCTGTGGCTGGAGTTAACCACGATGTGACCAGTG GAGTGGATGGTGACTACTTCAGACTTCTCTTACCTGGCACTTACAAGGTGACAGCATCTGCATCAGGTTACATCCCTTCCACCAGCACAGTCACGGTGGGACCGGCTGAAgccacacag